CGGTCCGCGAACGACCGCGCGACCCCACTCAACATCAGCATCAGTTGATCCCCCTGACGGGACAGGCCACCCCACACGCGGCGGGCAGCAACTAGAAACACGGCAGTCAGGGGTTACAGACGCAAGACAGGGAGGTCCTTTGAGTGAACGGAGGGTCAGAGCAGCCGGGCCACCCCGGCAGTCAAGGCAGAACCTAACACGAGGCGGCGGAAGCAAGCATGCGCCGAGTGGCGTATAGGCCCCACCAGGGTCGAACCCCCGCCTCCGCCCCCGCCACGTCGTGCTTTCAGCAGGCGCGAACCGCTGGATCAATGCCGTCCCAGGCCCATCTCATGCCCGCCTGAAAAGCATCACCCGGTCCGCCACGGCCAGTGCGTCGCCAGCCGCACGGTATGGCCGGAGGGACGGTGGGTGGGGATCAACTTCTGACCGTCAGGGCGCTGCCTCAAGAAAAAGCCGGCGCTTTCGCCCCGGCGTCTGTTCTCAGGGTCTGTCTCCCTGCTATTCCCGTCTGCGCAGCGCCAGTGCCGCCAGGAAGATGGCGGTGTTCACGAGGACGATGGTCGCGCCGGGGGCGGTGTCCTGGTAGTAGCTGAGGTACAGGCCGGTGACGCCGCCGACGGTGCCCAGCGCGGCGGCGAGGAGCATCATCTTCCTGAGGCTGCGGGCCAGCAGGCGTGCGGCTGCGCTGGACGTGATGAGCAGGCTGACGCTGAGGGTCGTGCCGACGAGTTGCACGGTCAGCACGACGACGAGGCCGATCAGGATCAGCAGCAGGCTTTCGAGGCGGCGCACGGGGAGGCCGACGGCGCGGGCCTCGGTCGGGTCGAAGGACGCCAGGAGGAGTTCCTTCTGGACGGCCGTGAGGATGCCGCCGACGACTACCGTGACGGCCAGTGCGCCCCAGAGGTCAGCGGGGGTGACGCCGAGGGGGTTGCCGATCAGGAAGTTGCTGAGGTCGGTGGTGAAGGTCGGGGCGCGCGACAGCATGACGATGCCCAGCGCGAACATGCCGACGAACACGATGCCGATGGCGCTGTCCTGCTTGAGGCCGCTGCGCCGCCCGATGGCGCCGATGCCCAGCGCGGTGAGGACGGCGGCGATGAGCGCGCCGACGAGCAGGTTGCCTTTCATGAGGAACGCGCCGACGATGCCGGGGAACACGGCGTGGCTCATGGCGTCCCCGATGTAGCTGAGGCCGCGCAGCACCACCCACGCGCCGACGAGGGCGCACAGGACGCTGACGAGCACCACGGCGAGCAGCGCGCGGGTGAAGAAGTCGAATTGCAGGGGGTCGGTCAGCAGGTGCACGGGAAGCCTCGGGCGGGGTGGGGAAGGGGACGGATGGTCATGGCTGCTCAGGCTTCGGCGTGCGTATGCCCCAGGAAGCTGGTGCTGAACGTCGCCTCGATGTTCTGGGTGGTGTACACCTGCTCGGGCGTGCCGTCCGCGACCACGCGGCGGTTGACGAGCACGAGGTGGTCGCACCAGCGCCGCGCCTGTTCGAGGTCGTGCGTGACCATCACGACGGCGCGGCCCTTGTCGGCCTGCCGCCGCAGGAGGGCCATCAGGGTTTCCTGCGTGGCGGCGTCCACGCCGGTCAGGGGTTCATCCAGCAGCAGCAGGTGGCCCTGGCGGGCCAGCATGCGGGCCAGCAGCACCCGCTGCCGCTGCCCGCCGGACAGCGCCCCAATGTGGCGCCCCCGCAGGTCGAACACGCCGGTTTCCTTCAGGGCGTCCTCCACGATCTGCCTATCTTTCCGGCCCGGCCAGCGCAGCCAGCCCAGGCGACCCGTGCGGCCCATCATGGCGACGTCCCAGACGGTCACGGGGAAGCCCCAGTCGAGCGTCTGCTGCTGCGGCACGTAGCTGATGCAGCCGCGCGCGGTGTGCCCCGGGTCAAAGCGCACGGCGCCTTCGGGGTCGGGCAGCAGGCCCACCAGGGTTTTCAGGAGGGTGCTCTTGCCCGCGCCGTTCGGGCCGATGATCGCGCTGAACGATCCCGCCTCGAAGCGCACGCTGGCACGCTCCAGCGCCGTCTGCGGGCCGTATTTGACTGTCAGGTTCTCGACGCCCAGCATCAGACCAGCATACCTCCCCGCGCGGTGATGTTGCGAGTGCAGAATCAAAAGGGGAGCGGATGGAGCCGTGGGGTCCGTCTACACCCGCTGCCGCCGGTGTCGGTCAGCCCTTCAGGGCCTTCACCATGATGTCCACGTTCGTCCGGAACGCCTTGAGGTACGTCTCGCCGCCGCTGCCTTTGGGGCCCAGGGCGTCGGTGTACAGCGCGGGGGCGATGCGGGCGCCGGTCTCGCGGGCGAGCGTCTGAGCGAGGCGAGCGTTGACGGTGTTCTCCGTGAAGATCACCTTCGCTCCGGCCTTCTTCATGGTCTGGGTCAGCACGGCGAGTTCGCGGGCGCTGGGTTCCCGTTCGGTACTCAAGCCCGGGATGACGGCCCCGATCAGCCGCAGCCCGTACCGTTTGGCAAGGTAGTGGAGGCTGTCGTGGTTCGTGACGAGCACACGCCGCGCGGTGGGCACCGTGGCGAACTGCCCCTTCGCGTACGCGTCGGCCGCGCTGATGGCCTTCAGGTAGGCGGCGGCGTTCTTCGCGTACGTGGCCTTCCCGGCCGGGTCGAGGCGGGTCAGGGCCGCCTGGGCGTTCTTCACGTACCCGGCGGCCAGACTGGCGTCCCACCACGCGTGCGGGTCGAGCGCGCCGTGGTCGTGGTCGTCATGCCCGGCCTCCGCGTGGTCCTCGCCCTCCCCGGCGGGGTGCAGTTTCAGGCCCGCCGTGAGTTCCTGCACCGGCACCTTGGGCGCGCTGGCCTTCAGTCTGGGCAACCAGGGTTCCAGGCCCGCGCCGTTCGCGAACAGCGTGCGGCTGCGGGCGAGGTCGCGGATGGCGCCGGTGCTGGGCTGGAAGGTGTGGGTGTCCCCGCCGGGCGGCACGATGACGTTCACGCTGACGCGGGTACCGCCGACGGCCTTCACGAAGTCCGCGATGATCGTGGTGGTGGCGCTGACCTGCAGGGGCGCGGCCTGCGCGGTCGGTGCGGCGCACGCGGCCAGCAGCAGCGCGGGCAGGAGGAGGTGGGGGCGCGTCACAGCACTTCGATGCCCCGGTACGGGCCACGGCTGAGGGTGCGCAGGGCGCTGGCGCTGAGCCAGACGGTCTTCGTGACGCCGCCTTCGCGGATGGCGCGCTTGTGGAGGTTGGCGCGCTGCACGCGCCGGGTCACGCCGGTGACCTTGCGGCCCACGCCGCCCTGCGCGCGGGCCTTGCCGCGCCGGGTGACGCTGTTCACCACGAGGTTCTTCTTGCCGGTCAGGTAGCATTCACGACTCATATTGATTTCTCCTTATCACAAATGTGAGTAGAGGGAAGGTTCACCGGCGCACGTTCCGCCGGTCCGGTCAGGCGCGCAGCGCACGATTCAGCAGTTGATCCAGCGCGTCCGGGTCGAGGTCGTGCCCTATGAACACCAGTTCGCTGAAGGCCTCGTCAGGGCTGAGCCACTCGCCCGCCGTTTCCAGCGCCAGCTGCCGCCCGGTGTGGTTCCAGAGGGTCGCCACGCCGTTGCCCAGGTTCACCCAGCCCTTGGAGCGGATCACGTTGCGCGGCAGGCCCAGCGTCAGCGCCTCGTTCAGGCGATCCGGGTCGAAGGGCCGCTCACTGCGGAAGATGTGGGTGCCCAAGCCGTACGTCTCGGATTCCGGGGTGTGCTCCTTGTCCAGTTCGGCCATCCACGCGTCGAGCTGGCTGGAGTGGTCGAAGTCGAACAGACCGGTGTTCAGCAGCGCCTCGGCGGGCAGGACGCCGCGCGTGGCGTCCAGCACGCGGGCGCGCGGGTTGGTGATGCGGATCAGGTCGCGCAGTTGCCGCACGTCGTCCGGCGCGGCCAGGTCGAGTTTGTTCAGCACGACGATGTCCGCGAATTCCAGCTGCTCGGCCAGCAGTTCCCCGAAGCCACGTTCGAAGTCGTCGCCGGGGATGGTGTCCTGGCGGTTCCACAGCGGGAAGAACTGGGCGCTGTCCACGACGGTGATCATGGCGTCCACGTGCACGCGGCCCAGCAGGTTGGGCAGGGGCGGCTGGCCGTCCTCCGGTTCGATCTCCAGTTCCTCGGGGGTCAGGCAGAAGCTCTGCGCGATGGGCAAGGGCTCGCCGATGCCGGTCGATTCGATGAGGATGGCGTCCAGGTCGCGCGTTTCCAGCAGGTCGTCCACGGCGTGCAGCAGGTCGCCGCGCAGCGTGCAGCAGATGCAGCCGTTGCTGAGTTCGATGGTCTGCTCGTCGGTCTTCACGACGAGGCTGGCGTCGATGTTCACGGCGCCGAACTCGTTGACGATCACGGCGATGCGTTGCCTGCCTGTCTGCGTCAGGAGGTTGTTCAGGAGGGTGGTCTTCCCGGCGCCGAGAAAGCCGCACAGGACGGTGATGGGGACGGAACGAGAGTCAGGAGTGGACATGCCCTGATAACGATATTCTATTATCATTAATATGGCAAGGTTCCACCTCCGTAGGCGCTGCCCGCTGACCGCCCGGTTCTGGTTCCTGGGCCTCGACGCCCGCCAGGGCGACCTGACCCTGCGCGGCCTTCGTAAGACCCCCACCCCACACGGCAGCAGCCGCTCCACCCTGGGCGGCCTCAGCCTGCATTCCGCCGGACTGACCCTGCTCCTGCCCGGCGAGCCGCTGCACTTCAACCGCCGCACCCAGACCTTCACGCGCGGTGGCCGCACTGTGCCTGCTACCGAGGGCCGCCTGCACCTGCGCGCCGCCGTGCACGCCCACGAAACCTGGATCGCCGCCCGCCACGGCCCCACCTACCGCGAGGGACTCGTGGCCCTGCACCGCCCACCCCGCCCGGTGATGGGTGCGCTGGACCCCTGGCGCGCGTTCATCGGCGGCCTGCCGGGCAAGCCGGTGTAGGGCGTCACCGTGCTGCTCCAGTCCGCCGCTGGGTCGGGGATGCTTTAAAAAATAAACTGTGCGTGGCTGACCATCCCCAATCGTGCCCGGTGGTACGCTTCACCCATGACGGGCAACACCCAGAACTACGACGTGGTCATCGTCGGCGGCGGCCCCGCCGGCCTCACCGCCGCGATCTACACCGGCCGCGCCAGCCTCAGCACCCTGATCCTCGAAAAGGGCCTCCCCGGCGGGCAGATCGCCCAGACCGAGGAAGTCGAGAACTACCCCGGCTTCCCCGAACCCATCAGCGGCATGGAACTCGCCAGCCGCATGCAGCAGCAGGCTGAGAAGTTCGGCGGCGTCATCGAGATGGACGAGGTCCAGAGCATCACCCGCACCGACGACGACCGCGAACACGCCTACCCCTTCACGGTCACCGGCTACGGCGGCACCTACCGCGCCAAGGCCGTCATTCTCGCCACCGGCGCCAACCCCAAGCGCCTGTACGTGCCCGGCGAGGAGCACTTCTGGGGCAAGGGCGTCAGCACCTGCGCCACCTGCGACGGCTTCTTCTACCGCGGCAAGAAGGTCGTCGTCGTGGGCGGCGGGGACGCCGCCGTCGAGGAAGGGCTGTTCCTGACCAAGTTCGCCGACGAGGTCACCCTGATCCACCGCCGCGACACCCTGCGCGCCAACAAGGTCGCCCAGGCCCGCGCGTTCGCGAACCCCAAGATGAAATTCATCTGGGACACCGCCGTTGAGGAAATCAAGGGCGAGGACACCGTCACCGGCGTGCGCCTGAGGAACCTCAAGACCGGCGAGGAAACCGACATGAGCACCGACGGCGTGTTCATCTTCATCGGCCACACCCCCAACACCGAATTCGTCAAGGACACCGTCAAACTCCGCCCCGACGGGTACGTGGACGTCACGGACGAGATCTACACCAGCGTCCCGATGCTGTTCGCCGCCGGCGACGTCAGCGACTACATCTACCGCCAGCTGGGCACGTCCGTCGGCGCCGGGACCCGCGCCGCCATGAGCGCCGAACGCGCCCTGGCCGCCCTGGAACTCGAAACCGAAACCGCCGCCGACTGAACGCAGCGTTAAGAACGCGTCAGCACGCCAGAGGGACGCCCGGACCGCACCGGGGCGTCCCTCTCCCGTTATGCTCAGCGCATGCCCCGCCGTTCCCTCCCCGCGCGAATCCGCCGCAAGGCACGCGGGTACGCCGCCAAGGCCCGCCGCCTGCTGCGCAGCGTCAACGCCGAGGACGCCCACCCCGACGACCCCTGGGCCGAGCACCTGCTCACCCCCGCCGAGCAGGTCGTGTACCGCGCCATGGACCCCCGCGACCGCGAGCACGCCTGCCGCGTCACCCGCCACCTGCTGCGCGACCACCCGCACGCCGACCCCGAACTGGTCGCCGCCACGCTCCTGCATGACTGCGGCAAGAGCCTGCGCCCCTACTACCTGTGGGAACGCGTGCTGGTCGGCCTGATTCCCAACCGCCTGACCCGCATCCTGCCGCCAGTCGGGGCGATCGGGGTGCGCGCGCACCACCCGGAACTCGGCGCGCGGCTCCTGGCACACGCGGGCGCGCGGCCCCGCGTGGCCCGCCTCGTGGCGCGCCACCACCACCCCGGCGGTGACCCCGACGCCCAGCTTCTGCATGTCTACGACGATCAGGAGTAGGCGCCACCACGTGAACAGCGCCGCCTTCCTGCATTGGGAAGGCGGCGCTGTCCGGTGCACTTACTCGTGGTGGTGGTCACCCTCGGTGTGCGCGTGGCCATGATCGAGTTCCTCGGCGGTCGCGTCACGGACGTCCAGCACCTTCACGTCGAAGTTCAGGACCATCCCGGCCAGCGGCGGGTTGAAGTCCACTTTCACGGTGTCGCCGTCCACGCTCATGACCGTGAACGGAATGACACTGCCGTCCTCCGCCTGCGCGTAGTACGTCGCGCCGATCTCCACGTCGTCCTCGAAGTCCTCGCGGGACAGTTCCTCGACGTTCTCCTCGTCCCGCTCGCCGTAGCCGTCCTCGGGCTGCACGGTCACCTGCAGCTCGTCCCCGACGGCCTTGCCCTCCAGGGCGCGCTCCAGTCCGGGAATGATGTTGCTGTGGCCCTGCAGGTAGACCAGCGGCTCGCCGGGTTCGCTCTGGTCGATGATCTCGCCGTTCACGGTGAGTTTGTAATCGAGTTCGACAACCTTGTCCTGGGTGATGTTCATGGGGTCTCCGTTGCCCCGCCGCACCGAGATCAGGTGGGCGGGCGGGCGTGATCGCCTCTCAGGAGTGTACCCCCTGACCTGAGCGCCGCGGTCACCCGCGCGTCAGGGTTGCGTGCGGAACGACCAGCTCACCGCCCCGCGCGTCGTGCTGAAGCGCACGCTCACGTCCGCCCCGGCCGGCAGCGGTGCGTCCGGCAGGGCCAGCGCGGCCCCCTGCGCGGCCAGCACATTCCGCCCCACCCGGGTCTCCCCGTCGTTCGCGCCGGTGAAGGTCGCCGCGGTCAGCAGGCACGCGCCCACAGGCCGGTCATTCACGCGGACGTTCACGTCCGTCACGGCCCCCGTCCAAGCGGGCCCCAGCAGCAGCGCGACCGGCGCGCCCCGCGTCGGCACCGCCGGACACCCCGCCAGCGCGTCCGGCCACTCGCCGGTGGCCGCGTTCAGCGTGGGCGCCACCTGTCCCGGCGCCGGGAAACGCACCGGGTACCGCCCCGCGCCGCTCAGGCCGCGCCGCACGTCCAGCACCAGCGCCGAGCGGAAGTCGCCCCCCTGATCATGCGCCGCGCCCCCCGCCACGCGCGTCAGGCGCGGATCGATCAGCTGCGGCAGGTGAAACGCGCCGCCCACCCAGTACGTCAGGGCCCGCTCTGGGCTGGCGTCCTCTCGGCTGGACACGAAGTAATGCCCGGGTGCACACGCCTCACCCGCCGCCGACCGGAACGGACTGGCGGGATCCTCGCGGTGCTCGGCCCGGTCCGCGCGCACGAGGTACCGCGCGTGCCCCGCGCAGCTCGCCTGCCACGCGCCCTCTGCCTTCACGGGTGGCAGCCCCGCCCGCGCCCGCACCCGGTTCAATCCCGCCAGCAGAGGTGGGGCGGCCGTGGCGGCGGCCTCAGGCGCGGCCATGACACTCGCCAGGGGCGTCTCCAGAGCGGGCTGACGCTCGCCTGTCGGTGCGGGCGCGGGGACTGGCTGCGGCACCCCCTGCTGGGCTGCGGCAGGGTCAGGCGCCGCCGGTGCGGGGACTGGCAGGGGCGCGGCCGCCTCAGATGGTGCCGGCGACACCGCGGGCGAATCTAGGACCGGCTGCGCTGGCGGGGGCGTGCTGGCCACCGGGTCGGGAAGGCGGGAGGGGGGCGTGGCCGGTGCTTCCAGCTGTGGGGCGGGGGGCTGGTTGACTGTCCGCCCCGGCCACCACCCGGCCAGCCAGATCCCAGCGAGACCCAGCGCGAACAGCGCCGCGCCGCTCAGAATGGTCCACAGGGCCCGCCTCCAGTTCGTCATGCCACGTTCAGGCTAGACGGGACGGGGCTGCGCTGCGTGCGCCGCGCGCCTATCCTGCCTTCATGACCGCCGCCCCGCCCTTCCCCATGCACGTCAGCGTGGATGACGCCCGCGCGCATTTGGCCGCGCTGCTGCCCGCCCGCCCCACCGAGACCGTGCCGCTCGCGCAGGCGTACGGCCGCACCCTGGCCCGGGACGTGCCCGCGCTGGTCAGTCATCCCAGTGCCACCGAGAGCGCCCTGGACGGCATTGCCGCCCGTGAGGCCGACACGCTGGGCGCCACCCCGGACGCCCCAGCGCGCCTGCGCGTGATCGGAGAGAGCCGCGCCGGGGCCGCGTTCACCGGCACGGTCAGGTCGGGCGAGTGCGTGCGGATCTACACCGGCGCGCCCCTCCCAGCGGGCACGGACGCCATCTGCCCGGTCGAGCAACTGAGCGACGACGGGCCGGACGGGGTGCTCCTGCGCCGCCCCGCCAGTCCCGCCGACGTCCGCCATGAGGGCGGCGACTTCCGCGCGGGCGAGGTCGTCCTGCACGCCGGGCAGCACCTCACGGCCCCCCGGCTGGCGCTGGCGGCCGCCCTTGGACACGCGGCGCTGAGCGTGCAGCGCCGCCTGCGGGTCGCGCTGCTCTCCACCGGGGACGAGGTCGTCCCGCCCGGCCAGCCCCTGACGGCGGGGCAGGTGTACGACAGCAACAGCGTCGGCCTGCACGCCATGCTGCTGGAAGCCGGGTGCGAGGTCCTCCCGCTGGGTCACGCGCCCGACAGCCCGCAGGCGCTCCAGGCGGCCATTGACGCGGCGGGCGGCGCGGACGTCCTGCTGACCAGCGGCGGCGTCAGCATGGGCAAGTACGACTTCATGCGGGACCTGCTGGTCGAGCAGGGCCGCGTGAGCTTCTGGAAGGTCCGCATGCGCCCCGGCGGGCCCGCCATTCTGGGCGGCTGGAACGGGCTGCCCGTCTTCGGCCTGCCCGGCAACCCGGTCAGCAGCCTCGTGGTGTTCCACGTGATCGTGCGGCCCGCCCTGACCGGGCAGCCCCCCCAGACGCTGCGCCTGCGCGCCGCCACGCCCTTCCGCGCCCTGCCCGACAAGACCGCGTTCTGGCGCGGCGTGATCGAAGGCGGGCAGGTCCGCGACTACGGCCAGCAGGGCAGCGGCATCCTGCGGTCCCTGAGTGACGCGGGCGCCCTGGTGATCGTCCCCGAAGGGCAGGCCGTGCAGTCCGGCGACGACGTGGACGTGATCCTGATGTAGCTGAGAAGTCGAGGGCGGACGGCAGAGGGCGTGTGCGCTCTGCCGCCCGCCCCCGGCCTGCGGTTTACGCCAGAGGGACCAGCACCAGCGCGCCGCGCGCGGGCACGCTCAGGGGTGTGTCGCCGGTCAGGTGGACGGTGCGGCCCGTGAGCACGTCGCGGTAATCGCCGGGCGTGACGCCCGTGAACGGCAGGTGCGCGTCCTTCAGGCCGGTGTTCAGACCCACGAACGCCGCGCCGCTCGCGTGACGGCGCGCGTACACGAGCTGCTCGCCCTGCGCATGCGTCACATGGAAGTCCCCACGTTGTAGGGCGGGGCTCGCGTGGCGGGCCGCCGTCAGCTTGCGGGTCAGGGCCAGGGTCTCCTGGTTCCAGCTGCCCTCGTCCCAGGGGAACGCGCGGCGGCAGTCGGGGTCCGGGCCGCCGGGCAGGCCCACCTCATCACCGTAGTAGATGCAGGGCGTGCCCACGTACGTCATCTGGAACACCGTCGCCAGCCGGAATGCCGTGTGATCCCCGCCCACGGCAGTCAGGAACCGCGCCGTGTCGTGCGAGTCGAGCAGGTTCAGCTGCACGCGCACCACGTCCGGGTGGTACATGCGCGTCACCTCGGTCATGCGCTGCGCGAACGCCGCGGCGTCCACCGCGTCCACGCGCCCCGTGCCGCTGCGCTCGTTCATGGGGTGATCGAGGGTGTGCGCCCCGAAGAACGCCAGGCAGGGCCGCGTGAAGTGGTAGTTCATGACTGCGTCGAACTGATCGCCCTGCAACCAGCGGTGCGCGTCGCCCCAGATCTCCCCGACGATGTACGCGTCCGGGTTGATGGCCTTCACGCGCCGCCGGAACTCCTGCCAGAAGGAATCGTCGTCGATCTCGTTCGGGACGTCCAGCCGCCAGCCGTCCACGCCGAAACGGATCCAGTGCTCGGCGACGTCCCACAGGAACGCCCGCACCGCGCGGTTGTCCGTGTTGAATTTGGGCAGCGCGCGGTTGCCCCACCACGCCGCGTAGTTCGCGGGCTGCGCGTCGTCGTACGGGTGCAGCGGCCACGCGTCCACGTGGAACCAGTCGCGGTACGCGCTCGCCTCGCCCTGCTCCAGCAGGTCGTTGAATTGGAAGAACCCCCGGCTGGCGTGGTTGAACACGCCGTCCAGCACCACGCGCATGCCGCGCGCGTGCGCCTCGTCGATCAGGTGCCGCAGGGCCTCGTTGCCGCCCAGCATGGGGTCCACCTGGTAGTAGTCGTGCGTGTGGTAGCGGTGGTTGCTGGCTGACTGGAACACCGGGCAGAAGTAGATGGCGTTCACGCCCAGGCTCTGGATGTAGTCCAGTTTCGCCGCCACGCCCCACAGGTCGCCGCCCATGTACCGGTTGAAGTGCGGCGTGTCCCCCCACTCCTGGAGGTTCAGGCCCCGCACGCGACCCGAACGGGCGAAGCGGTCGGGGAAGATCTGGTAGAACACCGCGTCCGTCACCCACTGCGGCGTGACAGGACGGGGATCGAGGGTGTGGTCCGGGTGAAGCGCGTTCATGACCGGGCCAGGATAGCCCCATGGCCCTGTCGGAATGCTGACGGCCCCCCCACCCGGCTAGAGCATTTGCCATAAAGACGCAGTCTTTATGGCCGAGCGGAGCGAGTGAATGTTGCTGAGCAGGACGGAGAATGGAGGCATCGGAAGTCTGTTGTTCCGATGCCGTAATTCGGAGAACTGCTTTAGTTCGCGGCGGCCCAGGCCAGCAGGAACGCGCGGGCCTCCCCGGGGGTGCCGACCTCGCCCAGGGCCGCCGCCTCGGCCAGCGCGCGGGTCGCCTCGCCCACCCGGGGGCCCGGGGGCACGCCCAGCAGGGCCATGATCTCCTCGCCGCGCAGCAGCGGAGGCGGGGGGCTGGGCTGCTCCTCCAGCGCCGTCAGGACCCGCTCGATGCCGCGCGCGTACGCCCGGCGGGAGGCGTCACTGCTCATCGGGCCGCGCGCCGCCTCCCGGTCGGCCAGCATCACCGCCAGCAGGTCCGGCAGCAGCGCGCGGCGGCGGTGCACGAAGCGCCGCGCCTCCCGCTCGGTGGCGGGCAGCGGGACCATGTGCGCCCCCACCAGTGCCGAGGCGTGCCGCACGTCCTCCCCGGGGAGCTTCAGGCGCGTCAGCACCTGCGCCGTGATGGCCGCCCCCACCTTGTCATGCCCGTAGAACGACGCCCGCCCGGTCAGCTCGTCACGCACCAGCGTGCGGGGTTTGCCCACGTCATGCAGCAGCGCCGCCCAGCGCAAAGTGACCGGGGCGTCCGGAAAGCGCCCGATCAGCTGGTGCAGCGCCTCCACCCCATGCGCGAACACGTCCAGGTGATGAAAGCCGCCCTGCGTCACGCCCTGCCCCTCGCGCAGCTCCGGGACAGTCAGGGCCAGCAGACCCAGCTCCTCCAGCCGCCCTACCCCCCGCGCCGCGTCCATGGATCGCAGCAGCGCGTGCACCTCATCCCGCACCCGCTCCCACGCGGGCAGCGGCAGGCGGCCCGCCGCCAGATCCGACGCGACCTCCCGCACCGCCGCCTCCGTTCCGGCCTCCAGTCGGAACCCCAGCGTCAACTCGAACCGCGCCGCCCGCCACGCCCGCAGCGGGTCCGCGTGCAGATTCTCCCGCGACACCATCCGCAGCCGCCGCGCGCGCAGGTCCGCCTGCCCACCCACCACG
This DNA window, taken from Deinococcus radiotolerans, encodes the following:
- a CDS encoding HD domain-containing protein, whose protein sequence is MFRRSSPLPPFPPGAVLVGGAARDWLRGVAAKDFDWMVPDPAGAAHLLAGALGGSAFELDAERGYWRVSAPGGVQHDLVPRPADVEEDLRRRDFTVNALGVLPGGRVLDVVGGQADLRARRLRMVSRENLHADPLRAWRAARFELTLGFRLEAGTEAAVREVASDLAAGRLPLPAWERVRDEVHALLRSMDAARGVGRLEELGLLALTVPELREGQGVTQGGFHHLDVFAHGVEALHQLIGRFPDAPVTLRWAALLHDVGKPRTLVRDELTGRASFYGHDKVGAAITAQVLTRLKLPGEDVRHASALVGAHMVPLPATEREARRFVHRRRALLPDLLAVMLADREAARGPMSSDASRRAYARGIERVLTALEEQPSPPPPLLRGEEIMALLGVPPGPRVGEATRALAEAAALGEVGTPGEARAFLLAWAAAN
- a CDS encoding glycoside hydrolase family 13 protein, which translates into the protein MNALHPDHTLDPRPVTPQWVTDAVFYQIFPDRFARSGRVRGLNLQEWGDTPHFNRYMGGDLWGVAAKLDYIQSLGVNAIYFCPVFQSASNHRYHTHDYYQVDPMLGGNEALRHLIDEAHARGMRVVLDGVFNHASRGFFQFNDLLEQGEASAYRDWFHVDAWPLHPYDDAQPANYAAWWGNRALPKFNTDNRAVRAFLWDVAEHWIRFGVDGWRLDVPNEIDDDSFWQEFRRRVKAINPDAYIVGEIWGDAHRWLQGDQFDAVMNYHFTRPCLAFFGAHTLDHPMNERSGTGRVDAVDAAAFAQRMTEVTRMYHPDVVRVQLNLLDSHDTARFLTAVGGDHTAFRLATVFQMTYVGTPCIYYGDEVGLPGGPDPDCRRAFPWDEGSWNQETLALTRKLTAARHASPALQRGDFHVTHAQGEQLVYARRHASGAAFVGLNTGLKDAHLPFTGVTPGDYRDVLTGRTVHLTGDTPLSVPARGALVLVPLA